In Cloacibacterium caeni, a single window of DNA contains:
- a CDS encoding KdsC family phosphatase: MSHLEKLKNIKAFVFDVDGVFTDGSVYLLPEGNMCRVMNVLDGFAVVKALKKDYKICVITGGDDPMVSHRIHYLGITDYYSKVHHKLEKFEEFKTKYNLQNEEILTMGDDIPDIKMMKVSGISACPPNSVAEVKEISNYISPIYGGKGAVRDVIEQVMKVQGTWIDDDTQSI; this comes from the coding sequence ATGAGTCATTTAGAAAAATTAAAAAATATAAAAGCCTTTGTTTTTGATGTAGACGGCGTTTTCACAGACGGTAGCGTTTATCTTTTACCAGAAGGAAATATGTGCAGAGTAATGAATGTTTTAGATGGTTTTGCAGTGGTAAAAGCATTGAAAAAAGACTATAAAATCTGCGTGATTACCGGTGGAGATGATCCCATGGTTAGTCACAGAATTCATTATTTAGGCATTACTGATTATTATTCAAAAGTGCATCATAAATTAGAAAAATTCGAAGAGTTTAAAACCAAATATAATCTTCAAAACGAAGAAATTCTTACGATGGGAGATGATATTCCAGACATCAAGATGATGAAAGTTTCGGGGATTTCGGCTTGTCCGCCCAATTCTGTGGCAGAAGTAAAAGAAATTTCGAACTATATTTCTCCTATTTACGGTGGAAAAGGTGCTGTAAGAGACGTGATAGAACAGGTCATGAAAGTGCAAGGAACTTGGATTGACGATGATACGCAGTCTATTTAA